A DNA window from Candidatus Protochlamydia naegleriophila contains the following coding sequences:
- a CDS encoding F-box protein: MFSYISSLCSFFVDYSTQTGKKDSEQDSAFGKLPPELLVHIFSYMNEQELASGVRLVNNRWQALVKESFDSLYEKTYRSKLLVTAGNVSTSVGAYLFNKKIERLIELKWQTGSSSVHPQLLNYMKQASPNLTVMALPGNRFIAANGEGVRQLSFELGYCAKTKQLSASHTKAQIDKLDLGEHQLVRRTDSHVLSVGREDKSCLFHLMNQENLAKIGVLELAGFSLSSVCFKNEGLWVGSSDGMIRKYLVDEKGFADESKWEFQAKGQVSWLEWIEKERLLLALTPGCLSIFSGSSKLLHVPADVLGVPHIVANHLVWRESTKEVKAIRLNVLAKGELQKVTLEQKPVNALIGLEKGCLMQLSDGQVKIMNEALDPVGVVQVGEQVKCAVQKGIILALGTAGGKVYLYEMAQSVDLQPKLLAMFNYPQHGDIESLSFSDTSILMMTTSQDKSLCAMPFPFVFKL, encoded by the coding sequence TTGTTTTCATATATTTCTTCTTTGTGCAGCTTTTTTGTTGATTATTCTACGCAAACAGGAAAGAAAGATTCTGAACAGGACTCCGCATTTGGCAAATTGCCGCCAGAGCTATTGGTGCACATTTTTAGTTACATGAATGAGCAGGAATTAGCGAGCGGTGTGCGATTGGTCAATAACAGGTGGCAGGCACTTGTTAAGGAGAGTTTTGATTCTCTGTATGAGAAGACTTACCGTTCGAAGCTTTTGGTTACAGCTGGCAATGTATCGACCAGTGTTGGGGCTTATTTGTTCAATAAGAAAATAGAGCGACTCATAGAATTGAAATGGCAGACAGGCTCTTCTTCGGTGCACCCTCAGCTTTTAAATTATATGAAGCAGGCGAGCCCAAACCTGACTGTAATGGCCTTACCAGGGAATCGCTTCATTGCTGCTAATGGAGAAGGTGTGCGACAGTTGTCATTTGAGCTGGGCTATTGTGCAAAGACAAAACAACTGAGTGCAAGTCATACGAAAGCCCAAATAGATAAGTTAGACCTTGGAGAGCATCAACTGGTGCGGCGCACTGATTCGCATGTCTTAAGTGTTGGAAGAGAGGATAAGAGCTGCCTATTTCATCTAATGAATCAAGAAAACCTGGCCAAAATAGGGGTTTTAGAGCTTGCAGGTTTCTCTCTATCGTCAGTTTGCTTTAAAAATGAGGGCCTGTGGGTCGGTTCAAGCGATGGAATGATCAGAAAGTATTTGGTGGACGAGAAAGGCTTTGCGGATGAGAGTAAATGGGAATTTCAAGCGAAGGGGCAAGTGAGTTGGTTGGAGTGGATAGAGAAGGAAAGACTTCTTTTAGCGCTTACGCCAGGATGCCTATCAATCTTTTCCGGGTCTAGCAAGCTGCTTCATGTACCAGCTGATGTATTGGGAGTGCCGCACATTGTTGCAAACCATTTAGTATGGCGCGAGTCGACTAAAGAAGTAAAAGCCATTCGTTTAAATGTTTTAGCAAAAGGGGAACTCCAAAAAGTTACCTTAGAACAAAAGCCTGTAAACGCTTTGATTGGCTTAGAGAAGGGATGTTTAATGCAATTGAGCGATGGGCAGGTAAAAATTATGAACGAGGCGCTCGATCCGGTCGGTGTTGTTCAAGTTGGAGAACAGGTTAAATGCGCCGTTCAAAAAGGGATAATTCTAGCTTTAGGAACAGCAGGTGGAAAGGTTTATCTCTACGAGATGGCCCAATCAGTAGATCTTCAGCCTAAACTTTTGGCAATGTTCAACTATCCCCAGCATGGTGATATAGAAAGTTTGTCGTTCAGCGATACGAGCATCTTGATGATGACGACATCTCAGGATAAGAGTTTATGTGCCATGCCCTTTCCATTTGTCTTTAAACTGTAA